GACCCCGGCGGTGGGCGAGAAGCTGGTGCAGCTGTTCAACCGCTGCGGCATCCCCGAAGGCGTGGTGCAATTGCTGATCGGCGGGCCGGATGAGGGCAAGGCCATTGTCGCGCACCCTGACATCAACGGCGTGCTTTTCACCGGCAGCGCGCAGGTGGGCATCGCCATCAACCGCAAGCTGGCGACCGATCCGGGCAAGATCGTCGCGCTGGAAATGGGCGGCAACAACCCCATCGTCGTGTGGGATACGCCCAAGGTGGCGGACGCCGCCGCGCTGATCGTGCAGAGCGCCTTTACCACCGCCGGCCAGCGATGCACCGCGGCGCGCCGGCTGATCCTCAATTCCAGGATGTACGACGAGGTGATCGCGGAGACCAAGCGCCTGGCCGATCGCATCATCGTGGGGGCGCCGTTCGACGAGCCCGCACCGTTCATGGGCCCGGTGATCGACAACCGCGTGGCCGACCAGTTGACCGAAAGTTTCGTCTACCTGCTTTCAAACGGCGGCCGCGCGATCAAGCACATGCGCCGCCCCGACGATTCGCTGCCCTTCGTCAGCCCGGCGATCATCGACACCACGGCGATGAAGGAACGGCCGGATGTCGAACTGTTCGGCCCATTGCTGCAGGTGATCCGCGTCGACGATTTCGACGAGGCAATTGCCGAGGCCAACGCCACGCGCTTCGGCCTTTCAGCCTCCCTGATCGGCGGAACGCCGCAGCAGTACAATCGCTTCTGGGCCAACGTGCGCGCCGGCATCGTCAACTGGAACCGGCCGACGAATGGCGCAAGCTCCGCCGCGCCGTTCGGCGGCGTCGGTTATTCCGGCAACCACCGCCCCGCCGCCTTCTACGCCGCCGATTACTGCGCCTATCCCGTCACCAGCACCGAGATGGAACAGCCGCGTGCCAGCGTTGGGGTCGGGTTCAAGGACGCCTAGCTGCCAAACGTACAAGGCCCCCGAACCGTGAGGTCCGGGGGCCTTGGCGCGGCCCTCATCAACACGACCCGTGAAGGCCGCGCAACCGGCGTATTCCAACAGGGAAGAACACGACCGGAACTCGTATCTCTCTTACCGGAGATCGAGAGTGGTATACCGCGCGCCGGCTGAATGGACCGCAACTTGCACCCATGCTTGTCGTTCAGGGAACGGGAGCCTAGCGGGCGTGCAATGACCGACATCCCTATCACCCGCCGGCGCGCGCTGGCCCTGGCACTGGGCACCCATGCGATCTGGGGCGCCATGCCGATCTACCTGATGCTGGTGAAGACGGTCCCGCCGCTGGAATACATCGCCTGGCGCACGCTGTTCACCCTGCCGATCTGCCTCGTCTTCGCGTGGTATCTCGCGCGCGGAAATGAATTGCGCGCCACGTTGACCAGCGGGCGCACCATGCGCACGCTCGTGGCCAGCGCCAGCGCGATAGCCGTCAACTGGTATGTCTATGTCTGGGCTATCCAGACCGATCACGTCTACGCCGCCAGCCTGGGCTATTACATCCTGCCGCTCGTGATGATGCTGATGGGCCTGGTCTTCCTGGGCGAGAAACTCAGCCGCTGGCAGACCGTCGCCGTCGCGCTTGCGGCGCTGGGCGTGGCGGCTCTGGCGGCGGGGGCCCTCACCACATTGTGGGTCAGCATGACGCTGGGCCTGTCGTTCGGTATCTATGGCCTGCTGCGCAAGACCGTGGCCGCCGGGCCGCTGACCGGGCTGGCCGTCGAATCGATGATCCTCGCACCGCTCGCCGCCGGTTATCTCGCCTGGGCGGGCACGCGCGGCGATGGCCTTGCGATCGGGCGCGATGGCTGGGAGACATTCGGCATCGTCATGGGCGGGCCGATGACCGCCGTGCCGCTGCTGATGTTCGCCACCGCCACCCGCGCGCTGCCCTATACGGTGATCGGGTTCCTGCAGTTCGCTTCGCCGACGATCATCTTCATCCTTGGCCTCACGTTCTTCGGCGAAGAATTGAAGCCCGCGCAGCTCGCCTGCTTCGTCGCCATCTGGATTGCCGCCAGCATCTTCACCTGGGACTTGCTGCGTGGATCGCGCCGCGCCCGGCAGGCCCTGCCCGTTACGCCCTGATCCCGTTAATCCCTGATCCCCTTAATCCCTGAACCGCCAGCCGAGCGTCTCGCCGGCGTGGAAGGGCACCAGGTCAGCATCCCCCGCCCGGATGACCTCGGGCACGGGGCAATCCACACGCTCCAGCGCGACCGTCGCCTCGTTCACCGGCAGGCCGTAAAAGGCGGGGCCATGCAGGCTGGCAAAACCCTCGAACCGATCGAGCGCACCCTCCGCCTCGAACACCGCGAGGTAGCTTTCCAGCGCATGGGGCGCGTTGAAGATGCCTGCGCAACCGCAGACGCTTTCCTTGGCTTCGCGCGCGTGGGGCGCCGAATCGGTGCCGAGGTAGAACTTGGCACTACCGCCGGTGGCTGCGCGGCGCAGAGCCAGCCGGTGCTTCTCGCGCTTGGCGACGGGCAGGCAATAGGCGTGCGGGCGAATGCCGCCGACCAGCATGGCGTTGCGGTTGATGTGCAGGTGCTGCGGAGTGATCGTGGCGGCGACGTTGGCACCGGCGCCTTCAACGAACTGCACGCCCTCTTCGCTGGTCAGATGCTCGAACACGACCTTTAGCGTCGGCAACTCCGCCAGCAGCGGGGCCAGCACCTGGTCGATGAACACCGCCTCGCGGTCGAACACGTCGACGTGCGCGTCGGTCACCTCGCCGTGGACGCACAGCACCATGCCGATTGTGGCCATCGTCTCCAGCACGGCACGGATATTGGCGACATCCGTCACCCCGCTTGCGGAATTGGTGGTGGCGCCTGCGGGATAGAGCTTGGCCGCGGTGAACACGCCGCTTTCGAATCCGCGGCGCACCTCGGCAGGATCGGTCCGGTCGGTGAGGTAGCAGGTCATCAGCGGTTCGAACGCGATGCCGTCGGGCACCGCGGCGAGGATGCGCTGGCGATAGGCCTCGGCCATGGCCACGTCGGTCACCGGAGGCGAGAGGTTGGGCATCACGATGGCGCGGGCGAACTGGCGCGCGGTGTAGGGCACCACGCCCGCCAGCATGGCGCCGTCGCGCAGGTGAACGTGCCAGTCGTCGGGACGGCGGATGGTAAGGGTTTCGCTCATGCCTTTGCCTATGGCGAAGGGCCCCCTATCTGTCACCCATGACAATCGGACCCCTGACCAGTCGCGCCGTGGTGCGTGTTTCCCCGGCAGCCGAGGGGGAGGACGCTGCCGGTTTCCTGCAAGGCTTGCTCACCAACGACGTGGGTGGGCGTGATGCCGCGGGGGGGCCGATCTATGCCGGGCTGCTGACGCCACAGGGCAAGGCCCTGTTCGACATGATCGTCTGGTATGACGGGCCGGATGTGCTGCTCGATTGCGAGGCGGAAGCGGCGCAGGACCTGGCGAAGCGGCTGTCGCTCTACCGCCTGCGGCGCAAGCTGACGATCGCCGTCGACCCGGCCATGGGCGTTGCGTGGAGCGATGCGGCGGCAGAAGGCTTCGCGCCCGACCCTCGCCTGCCTGCACTGGGCTTTCGCCGCATCGGCGCGGTGCTCGACGCCCCTGCGGTGGACGACGCCTGCCGCGCCCATCGCCTTTCGCACGGAGTCGCCGAAGGGCGCGAGGAACTGGGCGACGTGCTGTGGCTGGAAACCAATGCCGCCGAACTGAACGGGGTCAGCTTCACCAAGGGCTGCTATATCGGGCAGGAAAATACCGCGCGGATGAACTGGCGCAGCAAGGTCAACCGGCGCCTGATTGTCGTGCCGCTCGAACGGTCGGTCGAGAAGCGGCGCAAGACGGCGTACGGCGAAATCGGACTGGCCGTCGATCACTTGCGGGTGGAGGATATTCCGGCTGACCTCGTGCCGGAATGGATGACGCTGGAGAAGCCCGACCCTACCCCGTAGCGCCGTAAGCCTGGTCGAAGGCCGACACCAGCATCGCCTCCGCCCGGTCGCGCATCACCGAGCGTTCGACCGCGAGCGATTCGGCCAGCTGTTCCCCCAGCAGCGCATCGCCCAGCGCCATCAGCACCAGCGTGAACGTGGTTTCGTGCATGGCGCGGCCCCTGTCGGCGGCGCACTCTTCGGGCAAAAGGTCGTCAACGAGTGCGTGGATCGTCTCCACGATGGGGTCGAGCGCATCTTCGTTGCCTGATGCCAGCATCCAGCTCGCCAGCGCCCCGCCGCCTTCGCGTCCGAAGGCATCGAAGGTCAGATCCACCACCTCGCGCGGACTGCCGATGCCCGCGCGGGTCGCACGCACCGCGTCGGCGATGGAATCGCACACCGCCTGGGCGAGATGCCGCGCCAGATCCTTCTGCAGACCGCTCGCGCTGCCGAAATGATGCAGCAGGTTGGCATGGGTCCGCCCCACCCGGCCTGCCACGGCCTTTAGCGTCACCGCCTGGGGCCCGGCTTCAATCAACAGCGCGCGCGCCGCGACCAGCGCAGCCGAGCGGCTTTCCTGCGGGCTCAGGCGCTTCCTTATTGACATCAGTGTAAGTTGATCCCACCTTGCGACACGGACTGACAGCAACTCCAAGGTTTGCACTATGACCGCACAACCCAACTGGCAAGCAACCCCCACCCGCTCCGCCCCGGCCTCGAGCGGAGGCGCCCTGACAATCCGCGACCTGCGCTTTTCCCGTGAACACGATCGCACGCATGCCGGCGACCCCGTGGCCGCCGCCTGGTTTGCCTCGCTTTCCGCCAGTTTCCCGCGCGGAGAGGCCATGTTCATCGAGGCGGTAAAGGCTTTCCGCGAGGATGCGCCCCCCGAACTCGCTGCCGAGATTCGCGCCTTCATCCGCCAGGAGGTGAACCACACCCGCGAGCATCTCGCGTTCAATCGCGCGGTGGCCGCGGCAGGATACGACATGCGCGAGATCGACGAGAGCGTGAACCGGCTGGTCGATCTGGCCCTGTCGCGCCCGCCTATCGTGCAGCTCGCCGTCACCATCGCGCTCGAACATTTCACCGCCGTCTTTGCCCACGAATTCCTCGAAGACCCGACCTCGCTTGCCACGGGCGGGATCGGCGATCCGGCGATGTGGGCCTGGCATTCGGTGGAGGAGATCGAGCACAAGGGAGTCGCCTACGATACCTGGCTCAACGCGACGCGCGACTGGAGCGCCGGCAAGCGCTGGCGCGTGCGTTGCCTGCTGATGCTGGTCGTCAGCCGACGGTTTCTTTTCAACCGGTCCAGCGATGCGTTGAAGCTGATGGCGCAGGACGGCATCACCGGATGGCGCGCGCGCTGGCGGCTGGCGAAGTATCTGATCGGCAAGCCCGGCATCCTGCGCAAGATCTTCCCCGCCTGGCTCGGCTATTTCCGCCCCGGCTTTCACCCGTGGGACCATGACGACCGCCACCTGATCGCCGCGTGGGAGCGGGAGCAGGCAGCGGTCGCCTAGAAAAGCGCGGCGCCGCCCGCGGTCAGGCGGCGCTGCGCCACTCGCGTGGCGCCGGTTGGTCTTCGAGATCGCAGGCGAATTCCACCAGAGCGGCGTCCTCTCCGCGCGCCTCGCTGTGCCGCCGCGCGACGGTGCCGGTCGGCACGAAGCCGACCTTTCGCAGCACGCTGCCCGAGCGCGGATTGTCGGCGAAATGCCCCGCCACCAGGCGACGATGGCCGATCATGCGCGCAAGGTCGAGCAGTGCGGCGGCGGCCTCCGTAGCGAAGCCCTGCCCCCACCACCTGCGCCCGATCCAGTAGCCGATCTCCACCTCCGCACCCTGGCGGCCAAAGCCGGCACTGCCGATCACCCCCTGGCCGGGCAGATGGAGGAGGAAATGCGGTGCCTTGGGATCCTGCGGCATCGTGACGAAGGCCTCCGCCTCCGCCAGCCCGTAGGGCCACGGCGCGCGGGCAAGGTTGCGCACGATTTCGGGTTCGGCGATGAGGTGGGCCACGGCGGGCGCATCCTCGATCCAGGCGGGACGCAGGAACAGTCGCTGGGTACGCATGAACATGGGATCACTCCTTCGATGCCGGCCACGCGCCTCCAGTGCAGGGCCGACGTTGCAGAACGAAGGAAGGAGAACAAAAAAAAGGAGACGGGGCGGCCCCATCTCCTTCCTGCTTTTCCGGATTGTCTATGCTCCGGAAGGGGCCATCCCGGTGGATGACCCCGTTATCGGATCATCCGGTTATTCGGCAGCTTCCGCCATGACGTCTACGGAGACGTACTTGCGGCTTTGCTTGCCGTCATGGAAACGCACGCGGCCGGCTTCGAGCGCGAACAGCGTGTGGTCCTTGCCCATCCCGACATTGGTGCCCGGATAGAACTTGGTACCGCGCTGGCGCACGATGATGTTGCCGGGAATCACTTCCTCGCTGCCGAACTTCTTCACACCGAGGCGACGGCCGGCCGAATCACGACCGTTACGCGACGAACCGCCTGCTTTCTTGTGTGCCATCTTGTCTTACTCCGTATGTCCGCGCCCATCGGGTGGGCTGGCGGATTAATCCTGGTCGGCCGAGTCGGTGGCCGGCTTCTTCGTGGCGGCAGCCTTCTTGGGCGCCGCTTTCTTCGCCTTGGGCGCAGCGGTCTCTTCCGAGGTATCCTTCACCGGAGCGTCCGCCTTCTTGGCGACCTTCTTCGGCGCGGCTTCCGCGGCAGGAACGCTGCTCGCCTGCGACGCATCGTCCGACTTGGCAGCGGTAGCCTGCTTCGGCGCGGCCTTCTTCTGCTCGTCACCCACGCCAACGATCCGCAGCAGGGTCATCTGCTGGCGATGGCCAGCCTTGCGGCGATAGTTGTGGCGGCGCTTCTTCTTGAAGACGATCACCTTTTCGCTCTTGGCCTGGGCGATGATCTCTGCCGAGACGACGACCTTCGCCGCGTCCGCGATATCGTCCCCGTTGCCGGCGAGCAGAACGTCGCCCAGCGTGATCGTGTCACCGGCGTCACCCGCCAGTTTCTCGACCGCGATCTTGTCTCCTTCGGCGACGCGATACTGCTTGCCGCCCGTGCGCACTACTGCGAACATGGTCCTGTCAACCTGTCTATCTGGTGTTCTCGCCGTGGGCCACGCCCCCGGCAACAACAAAAAGGGCGCCCAAGGGGCACCGGAAAGAGCGCAGCCGTTAGGCCAGCTGTGCCGGGCTGTCAACCTTCGGACGCGCCGATTTCGCGGCAAATGTGCGCTGGAAAGCCGTTGTGCCACATAGTAGGGCAATGGCGTGACGATGCAACCACGCCAGCTGCCGATCCTCGCCGCTTCGCTGCTGCTGGGTGCCTGTGCCAGTTCGTCGGCGGGTGACTATCCCTCGCTGGCGATTCGGGATGCCGAAAGGGCCGCCGGCACCTTTGCGGTCGAGCCCTACGTGCCTGTCTATCCCGCCCCTGCCACAGTTGCCAGCGCCGAAGACTTCGCCCGCCAGGCCCGTGCCGCACACAACGCATTTCTCGCCGCCCTGCCCGCCGCCCGCAGCCGGGTGAACGCCGCGCGCGGCGGCGGGGTGGGGAGCGAGGCGTGGTCCGTCGCTCAGGTCGCCGTTGCCACGCTCGAACGGCATCGCGGGCAGGCCATGGTTGCGCTGGCCGAACTTGATCGCATCTACACCGCTGCTGGCGCAGAGGGGCAGGAGACCGACGCGGTGCAGGGCCTGCGGGGTCCGATCGAGACTTTGGTCGCGGAAGAGAACGCCGTGATCGCCCAGCTGCTGTCGGCGCTTAGATAAAACGGGACGTTAACCCCAGCGCGACAGGTCCGCATGGTCAGCGTCGCGCGGCTCGATCCAGTGCCAGCCGTCCGCCCGCCGCTCCCGCTTCCAGAACCAGCTTGCGGACTTCAGGTGATCCATCGCGAAATCGACCGCCTCTATGGCGTCGCGGCGGTGGCGGGCAGCGGCGGCGACCAGCACGATGGGTGCGCCCGGGCGCATCACTCCGTGGCGATGATGGATCAGCAGGCCGTCGAGCTGCCAGCGCAGCGCAACCCGGTCCGCCAGCGCCTCCATCCCGGGCAGGGTCATGCGCGGATAGGCCTTGAGTTCAAGGACCTTCACGTCTGCATCGGGGCGCACCTTGCCGACGAAACTGGCGATTCCGCCAGCTTCCGGATGTGCCTTGGCAAACAGGCCGAGTGCCTTGCCGGGGGAGAAGCCACGGTCCAGCAGCTGGATATCGCGCAAAATCTCAGCCCCCGCTGACGGGCGGCAGCAGCGCAACCTCCGCGCCGTCCGCCGCCTGCAGCATGGCCTTGTCCGCCAGCAGAGCGCCATCCACCGCCACGCGCACCTTGTCGCCCGCCACCTCGGCGGCCAGCGCGGGCGGCAGGCTGGCGACCAGCGTCGCCCAGTCGAGCGGCGCGGGAAGGGCCTGTTCGGGCGCCCCGGCAAGGTCCGCCAGCCGCCCGAGAAATACCAGGGTGACGCTCATCCGCCGGTAACCGACATGTGCCGCGGCTGCGCTGGCAGAGCGCCACGGGCGTGGGCGAAATGGTGACGTTCCGGCTTGATCCGCATGGCGGTGTCCAGCGCATCGGCCAGCAGTGCATCGGGCGTGTCGGAACGCAGCGCGGCGCGCAGGTCCACCTGTTCCGCCCCGCCGAGGCAGGCGTAAAGCTGCCCGGTCGCCGTCACGCGGATGCGGTTGCAGCTGGCGCAGAAATTGTTGGTGAGCGGCGTGATGAAGCCGAGCCGCCCGCCCGTCTCCTCCACCCGCACATAGCGCGCCGGGCCGCCGGTATCGTCCGGCAGATCGGCAAGCGTGAATCGCTCTTCCAGCCGGTCGCGCACGGCTGGCAGCGGCAGGTAATGATCGACCCGCTCGCCATCCACCTCGCCCAGCGGCATGACCTCGATCAGCGTCATGTCGTGCCCGTTCGCGTGCGCCCATTCGACGAGGTAGGGGATTTCCGCCTCGTTCAGCCCCTTGAGCGCGACCGTATTGATCTTCACCTTCAGCCCGATGGCGCTGGCTGCGGCGATGCCGCGCAGCACCTGCACCAGCCGGTCACGGCGGCTCAGGGTCTCGAACAGGGCGGCGTCCATCGTATCCAGGCTGACGTTGACGCGCCTCACGCCCGCGTCGAGCAGCGGCCCCGCAAATTCCGCCAGCCGGGTGCCGTTGGTGGTGAGCGTGAGTTCCTCCAGCCCGCCATGGCCGGCCGGACCCAGCGTGCGCCCGAGCGCCTGCACCAGTTCGATCACGTCGCGCCGCACCAGCGGCTCACCCCCGGTCAGGCGGATCTTGGTGATGCCCCGGTCGATGAAGGCGAGCGCGAGGCGATGAAGCTCCTCCAGGCTGAGGACTTCCTTCTTGGGCAGGAACTGCATCCGTTCCGGCATGCAGTACGAACAGCGCAGGTCGCAGCGGTCGGTGACCGACAGCCGCAGGTAGGAAATGCGGCGGTCGAAGGCATCGACGAGGGGTTTGGCACAGGACATCGTCAACCAAGCTAGGCGTTCGAGCCGGCAACTTCCAGCACTTGTCCGGTAACCCCGGGTGCGCGGGCGAGATAGTCCATCACTTCGTTCGCGCCTGTCTGCCCATTCGCCCCACTGCCTGCGACCACGCCGTTCACCCGGCGCGGCGCGGCCTCGCGGGCCAGTTCCTCGATCATCGCCTTGCGCCAGCTTGCATGGGTGTGGTCGGCAGTTGCGAACAGGACGATGACGTCATCGGTCGCCGCGCGCGCCATTGCCAGTCGATCGCGCCCGAATTGCGCCGCCGCATCGAGCGGGGCTGCGGCCAGCTGCCGCGCATCGACGACAGTAAAGCTCACCTGCGTTCGCGCGTTAGTGTGATGCCGATGCTCTCCCCCGCCTCGCTCAGCGCCAGCTTGACGATCTTAACGCGCACTTCCTCCACCCGCCGGTCCTGCAGGAACAGCGTTTCGCACACGTGGTCGGCCACGGCCTCGATCAGCTTGTAATGCGTGTCGCCCAGGGCATCGGAGCAGGCGAACTTCAGGTCCATGTAGTTCTTGCTCTGATCGAGCGGAGACTCGGCATCGAAGAAACGCGGCGCCTTCAGCCTGACCCGCACGGTGAAGCGCAGCGGCTGCGGCTTGCCCGTCTCTTCCGAATAGATGCCTGTGTGGACGTCGTGTTCGAAGTCGGCGAGCTCGAGATAGAGGCTGTCTCCCATGCCGCGCGACCCTAGCGCCGCGGCGCGGCTTGGCAAGCGCCGGGGCAGGCCCTAAGCCACGGGCACACGAACGGGGATCCGCCAGCATGACCGATAACACTTTTGCACTCCCCGCCGCCGCCATCCCCTCGCGGCGTCAACCTGCATGGAGCTGGCGCATCGGCGTCTTCGCGCTCGGTGGCGCGGTCCTCGCGGTGTTGATCGCCGGACTGATGCTGACGCTGGCGCGCTTCGACGTGATCGACAAGCTGACGGGTTTCGGCTGGTATGTGAAATCCAATTATATTGGTCTCGCCAGCGCACTTGTCGGGCTGATCGCGGTTGTCTGGGCCTCGGCACGCAAGACGCCGGGGCGGCTCGCGGGTGCGGTGGCCCTGGTGATCGGGTTGGGCATGGCGGGCGTATTCTACGCTATGGTGATGGCGCCGGCGCAGGCCGCGCCGTTCATGCACGACGTGACCACAGACGTCGCCGACCCGCCGCAATTCACCGCGCTGCCCCTGCGCGAGGACAACCTCGACCAGTACGACGGCGACATCGAGGCTTGGCGCGCCATGCACCGCGAAGGCTATCCCGACATCCAGCCGATCATCGTCAATCTACCGCCCGCCGAAGTGCTTGCCCGCGCACGTGCGATGGCCGAGGATCGCGGCTGGGACGTCGCCGCCTACGATTCCGCCAGCGGTCACATGGAAGCGACTGCCAATGCCGGATACTTGCGGTTCCGCGATGACGTTATCGTGGAGGCGACCCCGATTGCCGATGGCTCGACGCGCGTCGACATGCGTTCGGTTAGCCGCGTCGGCGGCAGCGACCTTGGTTACAACGCGGCGCGCATCCGTGAATTCCTGATCGACCTCAGCCGCGCGGGCTAGGCGCGGCGCCACCGGGCGAAGATGGCGGTGGGAAGAAGCCTGCCGCCCTCCCCTTCCTCGCGCACGGCCAGTTCGCCATGCTCGATGGTGCCGGGCAGGTCTGCCAGCGCCTCGGCCAGCAGGCCGCCGATGGCGAGCGAGCTCATGCGAACGGCATAGACGGTGAGGAACAGGAACCGGCTGTCGGCATCGAGCAGCTGGCGGCAATCGGCGATCAGCGGGGGAAGCCCTTCCTCCAGTCGCCAGACCTCGCCGCCCGGCCCGCGCCCGAACTTGGGCGGATCGAGGATGATGCCGTCATAGCGCCGCCCGCGCCGCACTTCGCGCGCGGCAAACTTGGCGGCGTCGTCCACCAGCCAGCGGATCGGGCGGTCGGCCATATCGGACAGGGCAGCGTTCTCGCGTGCCTGGGCGACCGACTTCTTGCTCGCATCGACGTGGGTGACCGTGCCGCCCTGCGACAGGGCGAGACTGCCGACGCCGGTATAACCGAACAGGTTGAGTGTCTGCGCCGCGTCCATTCCGGCAAGCTGGCCGCGCATCCATTCCCACACCGGCGCCATGTCGGGAAAGAACCCCAGATGCCTAAACGGCGTGCATTGCGCGGTAAAACGGGCCTCGTTCCACGCCATTGGCCAGCCCTCGGGTGGCACGTCGCGAAGGAATTGCCAGCGCCCGCCGCCGTCCTCGTCGCTGCCGGGCACGAATTCGCCGTGCGCCTGCCACTCGCCATCGGGCAAGCGCGGCTGCCACATGGCCTGCGGTTCGGGGCGAATGAAGCGAAAGGGGCCGTAACGCTCGAGCTTGCGGCCGTTGCCGCTGTCGATGAGGCCATAGTCGGCCCACGCCTCGCCCGCCATGACGAGGGGCAGTTCGGCAAGGTCAGCCACAGGACGGCTCCGCGCTGGTCGCTTGTCTCACGAGCGGGGCCTCGCCCGCTGGGCCACGTAGTCGCGCACCGCGTCGTAATTGCCGGGCAGGCGGTCGTAGGACTCCGCCCGCTCGAACAGGTTGCCGGCGCGCGCGGGTAGATCAGGCCGCACGCCGATGGCGCGTTCCACGGCCTCGGGAAACTTCGCCGGGTGGGCGGTGGCCAGGGTGACGACGGGCACGTCTTCCAGCGCGGAGCCGAGGTCTGTCCCCAGCGCCGCGCTCAGGCCGATGGCGGTGTGCGGGTCGATCACCTGGCCGGTGTGCTCCCATGCCCAGCGCATGGCATTGCCGGTCTGATCGGCGTCGGCCCGGAAACTGGCGAACAGTCCCCGCGCGGCCAGGCTCTGCGATTCGAGCAGGCGCATGGCGCGTGTCGCCTCGAACCCGCGCATCTGATCGGCCAGCGCCGCGCCATCGCGGCCGCCCCCCGAATCGGTCAGGTCGAACAGCAAACGCTCGAAATTGGAACTGACCTGGATGTCCATGCTTGGCGCGTCTGTCGGCGTGACGGTACCGGCGGAATAATCGCCCGCAGACAGCGCGCGGTGGAGAATGTCGTTGATGTTGGTGGCCACGATCAGGCGCGCGACCGGCAGCCCCATCTGCGCGGCGACGTAGCCTGCGAAGACATCTCCGAAATTGCCGGTCGGCACACTGAAGGCCACCTTGCGATCAGGCGCACCCAGCTGCACCGCGGCGTAAAAGTAATAGACCACCTGTGCCATCAGCCGCGCCCAGTTGATCGAATTGACCGCGCCGATGGCGAAGCGATCCGTCATGCTGCGATCGGCGAACATTCGCTTCACCATGGCCTGCGCGTCATCGAAGCTGCCGCTGATGGCGATGTTGTGGACATTGGGCGCGTCCACCGTGGTCATCTGCCGGCGCTGGACGTCGCTCACCTTGCCGTCCGGGTGGAGCATGAAGACGTCGACCCGTTCCAGCCCTGCCACCGCGCGGATCGCGGCGCTGCCGGTGTCGCCGCTGGTCGCCCCGACGATGGTGAGATTGCCCCCGCGCCGGGCGAGAAAGGTT
This is a stretch of genomic DNA from Aurantiacibacter arachoides. It encodes these proteins:
- the rarD gene encoding EamA family transporter RarD — protein: MTDIPITRRRALALALGTHAIWGAMPIYLMLVKTVPPLEYIAWRTLFTLPICLVFAWYLARGNELRATLTSGRTMRTLVASASAIAVNWYVYVWAIQTDHVYAASLGYYILPLVMMLMGLVFLGEKLSRWQTVAVALAALGVAALAAGALTTLWVSMTLGLSFGIYGLLRKTVAAGPLTGLAVESMILAPLAAGYLAWAGTRGDGLAIGRDGWETFGIVMGGPMTAVPLLMFATATRALPYTVIGFLQFASPTIIFILGLTFFGEELKPAQLACFVAIWIAASIFTWDLLRGSRRARQALPVTP
- a CDS encoding molybdenum cofactor biosynthesis protein MoaE; translated protein: MRDIQLLDRGFSPGKALGLFAKAHPEAGGIASFVGKVRPDADVKVLELKAYPRMTLPGMEALADRVALRWQLDGLLIHHRHGVMRPGAPIVLVAAAARHRRDAIEAVDFAMDHLKSASWFWKRERRADGWHWIEPRDADHADLSRWG
- a CDS encoding GNAT family N-acetyltransferase, encoding MFMRTQRLFLRPAWIEDAPAVAHLIAEPEIVRNLARAPWPYGLAEAEAFVTMPQDPKAPHFLLHLPGQGVIGSAGFGRQGAEVEIGYWIGRRWWGQGFATEAAAALLDLARMIGHRRLVAGHFADNPRSGSVLRKVGFVPTGTVARRHSEARGEDAALVEFACDLEDQPAPREWRSAA
- the pyrC gene encoding dihydroorotase, which codes for MSETLTIRRPDDWHVHLRDGAMLAGVVPYTARQFARAIVMPNLSPPVTDVAMAEAYRQRILAAVPDGIAFEPLMTCYLTDRTDPAEVRRGFESGVFTAAKLYPAGATTNSASGVTDVANIRAVLETMATIGMVLCVHGEVTDAHVDVFDREAVFIDQVLAPLLAELPTLKVVFEHLTSEEGVQFVEGAGANVAATITPQHLHINRNAMLVGGIRPHAYCLPVAKREKHRLALRRAATGGSAKFYLGTDSAPHAREAKESVCGCAGIFNAPHALESYLAVFEAEGALDRFEGFASLHGPAFYGLPVNEATVALERVDCPVPEVIRAGDADLVPFHAGETLGWRFRD
- a CDS encoding TetR family transcriptional regulator, producing the protein MSIRKRLSPQESRSAALVAARALLIEAGPQAVTLKAVAGRVGRTHANLLHHFGSASGLQKDLARHLAQAVCDSIADAVRATRAGIGSPREVVDLTFDAFGREGGGALASWMLASGNEDALDPIVETIHALVDDLLPEECAADRGRAMHETTFTLVLMALGDALLGEQLAESLAVERSVMRDRAEAMLVSAFDQAYGATG
- a CDS encoding YgfZ/GcvT domain-containing protein, producing the protein MTIGPLTSRAVVRVSPAAEGEDAAGFLQGLLTNDVGGRDAAGGPIYAGLLTPQGKALFDMIVWYDGPDVLLDCEAEAAQDLAKRLSLYRLRRKLTIAVDPAMGVAWSDAAAEGFAPDPRLPALGFRRIGAVLDAPAVDDACRAHRLSHGVAEGREELGDVLWLETNAAELNGVSFTKGCYIGQENTARMNWRSKVNRRLIVVPLERSVEKRRKTAYGEIGLAVDHLRVEDIPADLVPEWMTLEKPDPTP
- a CDS encoding metal-dependent hydrolase, translating into MTAQPNWQATPTRSAPASSGGALTIRDLRFSREHDRTHAGDPVAAAWFASLSASFPRGEAMFIEAVKAFREDAPPELAAEIRAFIRQEVNHTREHLAFNRAVAAAGYDMREIDESVNRLVDLALSRPPIVQLAVTIALEHFTAVFAHEFLEDPTSLATGGIGDPAMWAWHSVEEIEHKGVAYDTWLNATRDWSAGKRWRVRCLLMLVVSRRFLFNRSSDALKLMAQDGITGWRARWRLAKYLIGKPGILRKIFPAWLGYFRPGFHPWDHDDRHLIAAWEREQAAVA
- the astD gene encoding succinylglutamate-semialdehyde dehydrogenase; this encodes MPAAQQLISHEPATGAELWRGAHGNVDEVVARARLAWPGWAAQSLANRIELVRRFANEVRKDQEAFAELIARETGKPMWEARTEVEAVIAKVEISVRAFAERTGQRKLDSALQGTAALRHKPHGVMAVLGPYNFPAHLPNGHMIPALIAGNAVILKPSEKTPAVGEKLVQLFNRCGIPEGVVQLLIGGPDEGKAIVAHPDINGVLFTGSAQVGIAINRKLATDPGKIVALEMGGNNPIVVWDTPKVADAAALIVQSAFTTAGQRCTAARRLILNSRMYDEVIAETKRLADRIIVGAPFDEPAPFMGPVIDNRVADQLTESFVYLLSNGGRAIKHMRRPDDSLPFVSPAIIDTTAMKERPDVELFGPLLQVIRVDDFDEAIAEANATRFGLSASLIGGTPQQYNRFWANVRAGIVNWNRPTNGASSAAPFGGVGYSGNHRPAAFYAADYCAYPVTSTEMEQPRASVGVGFKDA
- the rpmA gene encoding 50S ribosomal protein L27 translates to MAHKKAGGSSRNGRDSAGRRLGVKKFGSEEVIPGNIIVRQRGTKFYPGTNVGMGKDHTLFALEAGRVRFHDGKQSRKYVSVDVMAEAAE
- the rplU gene encoding 50S ribosomal protein L21, producing MFAVVRTGGKQYRVAEGDKIAVEKLAGDAGDTITLGDVLLAGNGDDIADAAKVVVSAEIIAQAKSEKVIVFKKKRRHNYRRKAGHRQQMTLLRIVGVGDEQKKAAPKQATAAKSDDASQASSVPAAEAAPKKVAKKADAPVKDTSEETAAPKAKKAAPKKAAATKKPATDSADQD